ATCTCAGGAGCCATCCCAGAATATTCTCTTTAGAGCAGTACACGTACCTCCCCACAGTAAGCATAAACAACTACTTTAAGCTACGAGACAGACCAGAACGGGGGCCAGATCAGAAGAAGCAGCCACCACTTTAGTCCCTCCACTGAAGACTAACTGTTGCAGTCAGCATCAGGATTAgctgggagaaagggaagagaggttGGTTAAGAAGTCACTAGAGAATTGCCTTACCTTGCCAGTTCAGGAACTTAGTTttttagtcttttcaacaaaactGGAAATTTGGGAGGCCACAATCTGACCTACCTTGGTCCTAGCTGCCAAAGTCTGCTCTGGAGAAACCTGGGGGAGGGCCCCGGTGCTGTTCAAGCTGGAACCCGGTAaaccctcctccccagctcctcccatGTTCTTTACTGGCCCCTCATCCTTTTTCCAAACTTGACTTCAAGCTTTCCTCAAAACTCAAGTCAGCCTGGACCACTCTTCATCTTGGCTCAGGCAACTCATCCAGTTATTAAACTGATGACTTTCAAAACTCTACCTTCAGTCTTACCTTGATGGCTGGATGCTAGGGAATAATACATTATCCTTGCCTTAGGGCCTCAAAATTCCTCATCAGACCATTTAAGATAAACCCAAATAACTATAATGCAGGTTATACATGCCACATGGTATGAGTGATATAAACAAATTGTAGGAATCCCTTTCCATTTTCACTGTcaaagatggcttcacaggtggcACTGAAGCAAGATATTGTACGAAAAgacagagaagataaaataaaatagaacagattATTGAGCTTGGAAGTAATCTTAGAGATCACCTAGCCCCCATACATTTTACATGTATCAATTCTAAGGTGCCAACTGATTAAAGAGTGCTCTCTGTGGGCTGGGGATGAGGGAACTGGTGGGCAAGTTTCTTTTGACATGGTGAAGCACGCTGCATTTTCAGAAATGCAAGGGTCAGGGAGAAGGGTGTTAACATCTAGAGGATATGAAAGATGTCAAAAATGTTTTGGGGGGTGGTAGATGGAAAATATTTGCCTTGCTTTCTCATTGTCCTGTAACAAGCCATGTAAGGCTTTTATAATAAAGAACAAACCCATTCTGAAACTTCATTGCCCAGCAGCAGTCTATCACCAGTGGATGGCAGCCCAACAGCACCCCTTTTTCACCTGTAAAGTACTTCATGCCGTCATGTTAAACCCCTGAAGTCTAGGCAGTACATGACGATTTCACGTTTCTTAAAGGGGAACGTTCTGGCACCGGCGGCCTCCAGCAGGGATGGGAAAGCAAATCTGCCATGTAAACAATGACTATCCTCCAACCCAGATGACCAATCCCAGTTCCCAAACTCTTGTCCCCAGCCTGTCCCCTCAACACATCCCGTATAATGCGGCTTCTAAGCTTCTAGTATTACACATTCTCAGCATCCTCCACATCAGCAGGACAGTAGATTCTATCTCTGTGCATGACTGAAAGCCCTCTACCTCTTCCTTTACCAGTATGCCTTATGGGAAAACAGATTTTTGACACACACATTCTTACCTTCAAAAaggtcaaggagggcttccctggtggcacagtggttgggaatctgcctgccaatgcaggggacgcgggttcgagccctggtccaggaggatcccacatgccgcagagcaactaagcccgtgcaccacagctgctgagcctgcgctctggagcccgcgagccacaactactgaagcccgcacgcctggagcccgtgctccgcaacgggaggccacgcaatgagaagcccgtacaccgcaatgaggagtggcccccactcgccgcagctggagagggcccacgcccagcaacaaggacccaactcagccaaaaataaataaataaaattaattatttaaaaaaaaaatgtcaaggagCCTTTACCGTGAATCAGTGGTTCCTAGGCTGCAGCCCCTTAACCAATATTGAAGTGCTTGAGCAATATTCAATACACCAAACATGAATCAGCAATGAGCTGTTCAGACTTACAACAGCACAGATTCAGTATCAACTCACCGTGGTAAGGCTGTTTCACCATACTGACCAGACGCTCTAAATAGCAGTAAACCCAAAGGCATGTATGTGGTAGTGCGGTGGTGACCGGGTGCTGGGGTGTAAAGGTATGTGTGTTTCAGGAGAAAGGAGAATGCTtcaaaactaaggaaacactGCAAAACCCCCTGTACGTGTTCCACCATAGATGCAAGCCCTCTGCACCACATTCAATAGTTCAATGTTCTTTCCATCCAGGGCACAACTCCTGCCCCTCTCACCAAGCTCCTCTGTGTTCCACCCCAAACCTGGCTAACAAAGTGAACAATACACATACCATCAGTTCGTGAAGTCACAGGGAAGCACTAGGAGCCCACAAGTGCATAAAGCCTGGGGTTTGTTCCAGCACTGCCACTGTGGGCAGTGGCAGTATTCCAAACAAGTCACTTAGCCCTGGTGGAACCCACTCaccttctgtaaaatgagtggTTTTCAAATTATAATCAAAGAAACTTCTCAGAGACTTCAGGGAAGAGGTAGGGATGAGATCTGTAAGAGACTGAGAGGGCAGGGCTCCGAGGCCCCCTATCTCTCTGCCCAAATGTTTTACATATTAGCCTCACTTAAAATGGCATCTAAACAAAGACTTCTAAAACAAAGCTGGAGCTTCTGAAAACCAAGTAATTCAATCTCATCTCCAGATTTAACCACCCCAGGACCAAGCTAACATGTATACTAACATTTACAGAGTACCTTCTAAGtattaagcattttaaatatCTTGTTTAACCCTTCACATCAGTTCTAGGAGACGAGCATTAGTTTCAtgtttacaggtgaggaaactaaagcttggACAAATAAAATGACTTATCCACAGTCACAAAGGGAGGAAATGGAAGTGTGAGAATTTGAAGCTAACTATTTATGTCTCCAAAGCCTTTGTTCTTCCTTCCACACTGCATGTCTTTCCCACCATACTAACTCCACCTCTTGAATTGCTCAAAGTTCCCCCACACCATTTcatgaaataaaaccaaagagtCAAAAGTGCTTCCTACCAGAAACAGTTGGTACCCACTGTCTCCCATTCACAGACCTAGAGACCAATGGGGAGAAAGTGATGATGTGGGACACGTGACACAGAGCTTCCTTCCAGGACTGACATTTCCCATTAACCACGTTCACTTCTTTAATCACATCTCTCCGGTTTTCTAGACCTTGCAAGGGcgcctctcttctccctcttttatCTTCTCCAGAAGTCTACATTTCCACGCGGACTAAATCAAAGGCTTGGTACTTTAAATCAAGTTTTGGCCAATGGCAGCTGATATGAAAGTATACTTCTCagtcttctctcatttttcctcCAACCAGTCCTGTAACAGATGGTCTCATGTATGTACCCACCCCCTTTATTTCTTCTACTCCACTTACATGCAGCTCCCAACCCTGGATCCCCTTCTTAACTTATATACCTGGCACTGTTTTCTAGATGAGTTCTCAGTGGTAGAAGGAGAGAGGGTAAAGAGTAGAAAGCCAGAGAGTTTAAAGGGAAAGCTTaaaccaaacacacacatccTCAGACCCCTCCCTCTGGGGCCTCTAAAGCACGCACAAACCCGAGACATGAGTGATGGTTAAAAAAATttgggttttattgtttttgctaaacaatactaaaaaaaaaaaaatttcattttgaaggCAGGGcttgaattatttaattttgatccatttatttaattaaaaaaaaaaggaaggggaaagagatcATGGCCAAAGCAATAGTAGTTAACCCCCACCCGACCCCCAAAGCTCTAGCCCGTCACATGAGCATCACCCACCTCCCACGCCACAGTGCCTGATATTCAGATGGTGGCACACTCTACCCACTGGACCGCCTTGCAAGCACAGAGGCAGTGGGTGCCAGTTTAACTCTCAGCAGGTTAGTCAAACCAGACAAACCGGTGGGCTAAAGTCCAGAAATTCTTCCCAGGTTTTCTGCCCATCGGCTGAGCACATACAAACTGTCATAAGCTTGTAAAACTTAAGGGGGGTTAGGGAAGGGCGTAAGAGCAGGAGGTTGGCAGAAGAGAAATGATAGGTCACCCAAGCTTTCTCCTGGGCTAGTGGCTCTGGATACAGAGTTAAAGAGAGGTCGGAATAGGCAGACTCCAGGTTTCTCATGAAAGAAAACCATCCTTCGAGAAGGAGCTGAGATGTGCCGTGCAAAATAGTTCTTCCTGCAGAGGGCACGGAGAAAGGGCAGTGGACGCTCCCATCTAGGAGACAGGAGAGCGGTGAGGAAGTTCTTCTAGTACCGTGGAGTAAGacaaaggcagagggagaatCCTGAGGTTTTTGCCAAGTGGGAGACCGGTGCACATACAGTCAAAGACTAAAACGCTACCAGGAACCCTCAAAGCCAGATCCCGTCTGCATACACTGGCTCTACAAAGTGCTGCAGGAGATTCTTGCTGTGAACTAAGTCAAGTTAGTTGCCTGGCTATGGGTGGTAGGGAGGACAATACACTTTTATTTTCAGAGGGATGAGGTGGGAAGAGTGGCCATGATCTAGTAAAAAGAGACCtgcaagaagcagaaaatatttagagaacattttaatatatattttcatatatatatttaaagttaagaaaaataaaactaattcaaGCCATGCCctgtgcaaaaaaagaaaaacaaaacaaaaacaaaaaaaaaaaaaaagaaaaatttaaagtgagACCTCTGTCTGCTGCTCTAGTCTCAACTTAAGTATCACAGTCAGcttgttacttttattttggaagagaagATGTAAAAGTTTCTTTCAATCACTCAGAAGGCAAGTGTAGCCACTTATAAAAACAGAATGGCAGAGACAGACTGGGAAAGGAAAGTCAGAGGTGAAAGGGCAGAGCAGGAaaggaattttcaaaaataaaattaacaaggtGACTGTTCCAGAAGGGGGCTGTGAAAAGGACATGGTGGACCAAAGTCTGTTAGTCAAGTAATGATTcaacttttaaattattctcttgttcttttctgttgggtgttttgtttgttcaagTCTAAGATTTGGAAATGCTGACCCTTTGTTGACAAGAGCCAACAGGAAATATAGaatcccttccctcccccggCCTGCCTCCGCTGAAGCCACCACCATCGCCTCCTTGGCTGGATGCTGGAAGAGTCCTCTGTGTGTGTGGACTCAGGATGACAGGGCAGCCTCCTTCTGTGGTTGCTGGGCTTGTGAACGCTGCAGTATCTTTTGGCTTTCCACGTCTCTAAAATGTTTTTCAACCTGAAAGAGACCAGTCAGCCTAGATCAGAAAAAGAGATGGGCACACAAGGCCTCCCAAACAGTTCACTCTAGACGTCAACAGCCCGTCCTGGCTGTCTAGCTCGTGGATTATTCAGCACCTTTGCCCTTGCTGTCTGTTGGCCTTCCCAACAAGATAGCTGGGGCGGTCCTCTTGTTTCAGCCACATTTTTTTGCAGCTTCAGCTAAGACTGTCTAAAAGAAGGGGAATCTATAAAGTAGAGTATGAAGGGAGATTATTATGACCCaaactccctctcccctccttacACAAGTGCAGAATGAAAAGCTGGTGGGGAATTACAGTCTTAAAACTTTTTACATCCACAATGTTGGTCTCTCAATGCTCAGTTTGTTTTTACAAATGCTGCAACTCAATCTAGAAAGTCAGATGACACATGAAGGGTCACAGACTCCAACGGCCACTGATGTACACCAAACAGCCCTTCTCGAGAAGAACCCTGCCTGGGTTCAGACGCAATATCATGGGATGGTCTGGATAATTCCAAAAAGCCACACTGCAGAGGACACGGGGTTGACCACTCGCTTTATTCTGCACCGCCCAGTGGTTCCACACCCCCCAAGTGTCCAAGCCATGGCTGCAGAGCACCATGGTGCAGGGAGGCAGGGTGAGCAGGCAGGGCTGCTCGCAGGCTGTGTCAAAAGGGGCAGGGACTGTGGCGTAATGTCTTGCCCTGAGGCTGGGGGGAGAAGGCTGAGGAATCATCCTCTCCCTAAGGTTTCACGGCTCCTTTACTTACTATTTTGCGTACATGGCTCAGTGCACTCCCCTCTTTGCCTTTACAGTTTTCCACTTGATATGGGGGTGTAATAACAACTTCTTCCATGACTACGATGTTTTTTTCCTGCCATTTACAGTCTTTAAtgctggaaggagaagagagcagGTGAAAGTTACCTTTTGCGGGGCATCCCACACCTCCTGCCTGATGAATAAATAACTCCAGAAAGCTAACCCCAAGTTCCTAGCTCACCACTCAGCCAATAACTGGTTGCCATCAGCCCACAGGGAGAAGTAGCCAAGAAACATTTCCTGGGCACCACTGGCTAGGAAAAGCAATGAAACCAAATGCACACTTATTCCAAGGATGGTCCAGAAGAGTTACTCTGAAGCATTAGGGACCTGAAAACCCACAGAAAACTTGGTGGCAGCCTCAGAAGTCCAAACTAATTTGACTTACAAATAAATAGCTAGGCTCAGGCCACTAGATTCAATTTAAATAGCAGCCTagggcaggggttggcaaattttttctgtaaagggtcggACAGCAAGTATTtctggctttgcaggccatacaatctctgtcacaactactctgCTGCTGTACCTCAAAAGCAGTCACAGatgatacataaacaaatgagtagATCTGGCCCACTGGCTGCAGTTTGCCAACCTTTGGCCTAGGGGGAAATGGTacctttaaaaagacagaaaaaactcCCCATCTTATTGCAATCTGTACTCTGCTCCCCACCACCCGAAATGATAGCTGCTCCTCAAACTGGCCCTTCTCAATTATAAGACAGCTGGGTAACTTGCCAGACTGGGAAAATCCATCCCAGTTCACACTTGGGGGAACCTAGGGCAGCTGCCACTGCTAAGAGAGTTCCTTCACATACCTGTAAACGCTTAGATACTCACACCATGGCCTCAAACAGCTCTGATGCCAGCTACCATCTGTGCACCAGACTCAGGTGGTTAAATAGGGTAACAGAaggcagcaggaggaagggggagtgTCAAATGTTTCCGTTTTTCAGCAGCTAGGGAAGCTAGTGGAGAGTCAAATGACTTCTGCTGTGACAAAATGTCTTTTATGAGGTGGTAATAAGGTGGCCTTCTGCTCTCCCTAACTCCCTATGTTCACCCCAATATATAATTGGGAAGAGGGAGACAGATATAACTTTCCCTTAATAAAACTGCGTCAGCTTTTAGAGAAAGGTACAagatcaaaataataaaagagaaagaaatcactAGTTCTAAATTATGGAATACTAGGTCCGGAAGGGACCCTTAGGGATACTCTAATCCAAAACTAagttctacagatgaagaaactgaagcccagagcagACAACTTGTTGGAGATTACACCATTCTACCATATAGAAAGGCAACAAGCACCGCACCCCTGGAAGCCGAAGTACTGCTAACACACTACCCAGCTTCCCTTGTGACATTCATAAACACAACTACCCCAAAATCATCCACCAGACAGCACAGCCAGGCAGCATCACCCCCGGGGCAAGGGACCCCTATGCTCCCCCCAACTCACGTCTTGTGTATGGTCTGGAAGAGCTGCTGGCCCTCTAGGGAGACACCAGCGCTGATTGCATAGGCCTGGCTcagcttctcctccttctctgtccGTGCTTTGCTGGCAAGCTAGGgtgggggaaaggaaagagactCAGAAAAGCGTTCACCTTCATCCTTCCTTCAGGACCTAAGTTGAGGAAAAGGTGCTGGAAAAGACTGATTTGGGTAGATTCAGTTTTCTCAGAGATcaaaagtgaaacaaacaaaaacatacacaaTATACCTCAACAGTTTCTGCTATTCCTGGCAAACACGCGTTCCTTCCAGTACTTACTGAATGCCTACCGTGTGCCAGACATTCACTGTACTGAGCCAGAGATACAGCACAGAAGGGGGCAGGGGAGACCgactataaacaaaacaaacaagacaacTTCAGACAGGGCTAAGTGCTAGGAAGAAAATAGAGCAGGACAAGGTTATAGAGTAtgactggggggcggggggggggggccctaCCTGATGGAAAGTGATGGTCAGACATAAAAGGTAATGCATACATTTCTACgaaaggaaagaattaagaatttttatcagCTACTGTGCTAGAGCCTCAGGTTTAGAAATAAATGCCTACCACACCTTCAAAGACCAGGATTTGAAGTTCTAAAGACTCAAGCATTCTAGTACCATTATCTGTACTCACATGGGGAGCCAGGACTCCAGGAAACCTAACCGTGGATACCGTCCACCTTCAACTTGGGCTGTAGATAccatgctctttaaaaaaaaggaatgctcTGCATTCTACCGCGTGTCTGTTCCTTAACTGCCCTCTAGTGGAACAACCATAAACTGATCAAGAATTGTAGTAAAATCTAGTAGGTCAACTCAAATCTAGTAAATCGCTCCCAGCAGGGGTGGGTATCCTGTCTATCCCTACTGCCCCTCTAATACATTTCTGGTTGCTAGACTACAGAAGTACAAATTCAAGTGGAAGACAAGACAAGTACGCTGATGGTTTACACGAGAGGCAGATAATGCATCTGAAAGTCAAACAAACGACTCGGAGATTTTCAGATCCACGAACAAGAACATGTACTTAGTATACTGACGCTGCAGCATGCTAAAGACatacgcacaaacacacacatgagAACACCCAACCTGTCCCCAAATGCCAGCTCCTTAGATGCAAAGAGAGATCATACCTCCAGCACATTCCCAAAGTACCTAGATGCTTGGAATTCTTAAACATTCATATTCTGCTTTAACAGTGACCTTTCAAACCATAAGCCAAACATAGTTCTACAGCGGGAAAAATAAGCGAAGTGTCTAACTTGGAAAATGAAGCACTTTCTTAAGTGTGGGTTTGActatgaagaagagaaaaggaggccTTCAATCAGGTTAGAGTAACTGAGGAGTCTCAACTGTCTCTGAGTTTCAAAGActgtctgagggaggagggggtatGAGCACAGCTCATACATGCTGTCACTTCGGACTCCCTAGGTAAAAGGGGGAAGAAAGGCCAAAACTCTGCAGTGATTTAAAGCCAGAGCTCCCTTTTCACTTGGTCCCCAGGACATGGAAAGAGACAAATACAGCAGCAGTATATAAATGATCTTTCAAGCCAGGTTCTGCCATTGTGGCCCCACCAGGCTCCaactttacagagaaggaaatgcaCAGGGCTGACTCCCCCGAGCACTGGCAATCCCAACTGCAGCAAGGAAGCCTCGTGGCTTGAAAGCACTCAGTTTCTATGGAACGAGAACTGCTAAGGGTGTGTTTTAAGCAGTAACAAGCAAAGCTTACTTGGTCACCAAGAAAACCCTAGTAACAAGGAGTTTCCTTGAGTCTCACTTTCCAAACAATCCTGAAGAAAATCTGAAGTCTCcaaggaaagaaggggaaactGGAGGGAAGCAGAGCTCCCTTGGATTAACCAAGCTCCTGCAGAGCTCCTGAGAAGTGGCTAGTGGTCAGGCAGATGTCTACCCCATGAGCAGGCAGAAGGGTCTCACTttgaggtctttttaaaaatatttatccctGAAGACCAAAAACATCTCCCAATGTTGGGTCAGACAAAGCTGCTTCTATAAAGCTTATGTTGCCTAGATAGTAACAGCACCCATTCAAGAAGACAAGAGTTGGCTCAGAAAAAGCAGGCATCCATGCAGAATATTTAAGAATGGAACTGACAAATTaagctggggttggggaggggcaggaaggctgGAAGAAGAACCACTTTTGAATTTCTGCCAGAGGCAGAGTAAAATGGATATAAATCTCAGCCACAAGTGATTTGTTTAGACAGCCTGAGTCAAATCAACACAATGATTATAGAACAATGATTTCAAAATACACCCTAGCCACTCCCACCCCCGACCTCCGCCAAATACCTGTTGTACAATCTCTTCTAAAGGGTCTGAAAGCAAAGGAGAATGGACTAGATGACTCTCCATCTCAACCCATAGTGCAGACTGATCCCAAATGCTAAATGATACAAGGGAGAGCCTTGGAAAAGTCAGCAGAAGTCAGTGTAAGCTGACTATTTCAATTTGCCCCAATAGCCTCAACTACTCTACCTGTACCTGCAATTGTGCTTTGGGGATTTGGATTCACAGCAAACCCTGAAGCCTCCAGCTGCCAGTTTATGAACTGTATTTTCATGGCTATCTGAAAATGCTTAAACCTGATATTCAGCTACACAGATCTGCTTTCACTAAGAAGCTGTATAAATGGGGTAGATTTCTGCCACAGAGAACTGCATCAATTAGGCAGGAGGAAGATTACCTTCACAAAAAGAATCTAGAAATGTTTCTTCTCAAAATTGGggtgagaagggaagggagattaCCCTGCTCTTTTCACACATGTTCCTGAAAACCCATAACAAATATGGATAAGCCTCCTTTTGTAAAGCAAGTGACTATCACTCTACCCTCAAGTTAGCTGTAGCTCTACATTTCCCCACATCGTATTTTTGTAAACTAATGCATATCTATAAATGGTCCAGTTACTCCAAGTTCATAAGTTTATGGTTACTGTCAAATCGCCAGACAGAACCAATAAAAGCTGTCCCCAATAGAGAAGGTGTAGGGTGTGCCTTTTAGGCTTCGGAGGGTCATCAGGACTGCAGTTTTTAAATTCAGTAACTATCACCATACTACATTCATTTTCAATGCAAGCATGCTAACTGCTGGCCTCTCTTCCAATCAAAACTGAAGCACTAACTGGTTAAAATCATAAAGAATGTTAAAGGCACCAACTTTAAGAATACACTGGGTTCAGGCAAACTGAGAAGCACAAGCCTACAAATACATGTTACTAATGACATGTGACCTAATTGAAATAACTGCACAAGACAACCTGCATTCATCTACCCCTCCTTTTATTTTGCACAATTCCCTGTGAAAACATTCATTCCTTGTCTACTGACCAGTTCTTCCTCTCTTggccattttatatatagcatcTTGATGTgggcaaaacaaagaaaagtgcATGAACGTGACTCCAAAGCACATCAATATTAAAAGGCTTCTCGTCACGCCCGCTGCTGGGTAACCCTCGAGTGAGTGAATCAGTGAACAGCGGCAACACATCTCTCCTCCTGCACTCAGTGAcatggagaagaggaagcagcCACAACAACATAATCCAAGCATCTTGTTATAACCTCATCTTGTTACTTGGTAACCAGCTAGGCCATCTTATATCCACATACCCAGACCAGGAAAGCACAGGTGCTGTGAGGAATCCAGAGGGATTCCTACTGCAAGTATTTAACAGGCTGTGACAGCTGATCCAACAAGGGAAGCAAAGTCCAGAGAGGAACC
Above is a genomic segment from Phocoena sinus isolate mPhoSin1 chromosome 20, mPhoSin1.pri, whole genome shotgun sequence containing:
- the LSM12 gene encoding protein LSM12 homolog; the encoded protein is MAAPPGEYFSVGSQVSCRTCQEQRLQGEVVAFDYQSKMLALKCPSSSGKPNHADILLINLQYVSEVEIINDRTETPPPLASLNVSKLASKARTEKEEKLSQAYAISAGVSLEGQQLFQTIHKTIKDCKWQEKNIVVMEEVVITPPYQVENCKGKEGSALSHVRKIVEKHFRDVESQKILQRSQAQQPQKEAALSS